In Pseudomonadota bacterium, a genomic segment contains:
- a CDS encoding choice-of-anchor D domain-containing protein, whose translation MPVQPKWLPAAIAAALATSQATHAAVITVDSPTDFFVVGGAACTLRTAIAAANSNSPVSGCVAGDALGVDVIEFSPDLTSSTISLQNGQLEITSSLTINALGDLRGGVTVDAGGNSRVFQIDDSDDDTVQQVTLRGLTLINGYVSGASGGAIRVDGENLVLESCTLRGNTAVAGMSGNGFGGAMDIFRGEVTIVDSTISGNAAEQAGGGISTAFDPTVTLLNTELSENVARLGGGWSTTFFNGYASLTMTGGTVSDNTATEAFGGGLAFVGTAEITGVTFSGNVAASDGGAARFFFQDSDVQLTGVTMSSNTASGSGGAIDLDEGVQLSIVSSLLTANGATEGGGAILSRGDVTILDSTISGNSAGPGGAAGGAINVADTGSLFVDTSRIENNTAEIAAGILSRGPLDLVDSKVSGNTATSFAGALYTRDTLSLTRTTISGNTASDGAALFLAGDQTATLTNVTISENTSVGATSSYPAAVFSRPPMVISNSTLIDNAPNTVFKDSPAQFWSLTNTVIAGSPVLDCVDAITPISVNLNSFIGDGTCAAGAVDLLTGDPLLGPLASNGGVTQTHLPLSGSPLVDAGTNADCPADDQTGMPRSIDGNADDDAVCDIGSVEFVDLFPPLATLTSAPDVTVPGENGTPLEVTYTELDGAVDFATIDPADLTVTPGPLTVQGVALAGTPDRLVATYTVLPPGGSWDAGDSGNYSVALNAGEVLDRATTGANPVPAGPLGGFSVAIVDLDVTGNGVSIADGDNGPTPTNGTAFGGLPTGASLTRNFTVQNVGGGTLTLTEPLEVFGAGFSITQPAETTLGPGESATFSVTFAPSVTGQVTGQVTILSDDADENPYTFAVSGTGSDDPQAALIFADSFESL comes from the coding sequence ATGCCGGTACAACCCAAGTGGCTTCCCGCTGCAATCGCTGCGGCGTTGGCGACGTCGCAGGCGACGCACGCTGCGGTAATTACGGTCGATTCACCCACCGATTTCTTCGTCGTTGGGGGCGCAGCTTGCACCCTGCGCACGGCGATTGCGGCCGCAAATAGTAATTCGCCCGTGTCGGGTTGTGTCGCGGGCGACGCGTTGGGTGTTGACGTTATCGAGTTCAGCCCTGACTTAACCAGCAGCACCATCTCGCTGCAGAACGGACAGCTTGAGATCACCTCGTCGCTGACCATCAACGCCTTGGGAGATTTACGAGGGGGCGTCACTGTCGACGCTGGAGGCAACTCCAGGGTTTTTCAGATCGATGATTCGGACGACGACACGGTCCAGCAGGTGACGCTGCGCGGCCTGACGCTGATCAACGGTTATGTCTCCGGGGCCAGCGGTGGCGCGATTCGGGTCGACGGCGAGAATCTCGTCTTAGAGAGCTGCACCTTGCGCGGCAACACGGCCGTCGCTGGCATGTCCGGCAACGGCTTCGGCGGGGCAATGGATATCTTCCGCGGCGAGGTGACGATTGTCGACAGCACCATCAGCGGAAATGCGGCAGAGCAGGCGGGCGGCGGAATCTCCACCGCCTTCGACCCGACGGTCACCCTGCTCAACACCGAGCTCAGCGAAAATGTTGCGAGGCTTGGCGGGGGATGGAGCACCACGTTTTTTAACGGCTACGCGAGCCTCACGATGACCGGCGGAACAGTTAGCGACAATACCGCCACGGAGGCTTTTGGTGGCGGACTCGCTTTTGTCGGAACAGCAGAGATCACTGGCGTAACCTTTTCCGGCAACGTTGCCGCGTCTGACGGCGGTGCAGCTCGCTTCTTCTTTCAGGACTCCGACGTCCAGCTGACCGGCGTCACCATGAGTAGCAACACCGCAAGCGGCAGCGGAGGTGCGATCGATCTTGACGAGGGCGTGCAGCTGAGCATCGTTTCATCGCTGCTTACGGCCAATGGCGCCACCGAAGGGGGTGGTGCCATACTCTCCCGGGGCGACGTCACAATTCTGGACTCCACCATTAGCGGGAACAGCGCTGGACCGGGCGGCGCCGCCGGTGGTGCCATCAATGTTGCCGATACCGGTTCGCTGTTCGTGGACACGAGTCGCATTGAAAACAACACAGCGGAAATCGCGGCGGGCATCCTATCGCGGGGTCCGCTCGACCTGGTGGACAGCAAGGTCAGCGGCAATACCGCGACGTCATTTGCCGGCGCGCTGTATACGCGTGACACGCTAAGCCTCACGCGAACCACCATCAGCGGCAACACGGCGTCAGACGGCGCGGCGCTGTTTTTGGCCGGCGATCAGACCGCCACGTTGACCAACGTGACAATCAGCGAGAACACGTCGGTGGGAGCCACATCGTCTTATCCCGCGGCCGTTTTCAGTCGTCCGCCGATGGTGATCAGCAACAGCACGCTGATCGACAACGCACCCAACACGGTTTTTAAAGACAGCCCAGCGCAATTTTGGTCCCTGACCAATACGGTAATCGCCGGATCGCCGGTACTGGATTGCGTCGACGCCATCACGCCGATCAGCGTGAACCTGAACAGCTTTATCGGGGACGGCACCTGCGCAGCTGGCGCCGTCGATCTGCTGACCGGTGACCCGCTGCTCGGGCCGCTGGCCAGCAACGGCGGTGTCACCCAGACCCATCTGCCGCTCTCAGGCAGCCCGCTGGTTGACGCCGGCACCAACGCCGACTGTCCGGCTGATGACCAGACGGGCATGCCTCGCTCGATCGACGGCAACGCTGACGATGATGCTGTGTGCGATATCGGCAGCGTGGAGTTTGTCGACCTGTTTCCCCCGCTGGCGACGCTGACATCCGCGCCCGACGTAACGGTTCCCGGAGAGAACGGCACACCGCTGGAGGTCACCTATACCGAGCTTGATGGGGCGGTGGACTTCGCCACGATCGACCCGGCAGATCTGACGGTCACGCCTGGGCCACTAACGGTCCAGGGTGTGGCTTTGGCGGGAACGCCTGACCGACTGGTGGCCACTTATACGGTGCTACCGCCGGGCGGAAGCTGGGACGCAGGTGACAGCGGAAACTACAGCGTTGCGCTCAATGCCGGTGAGGTGCTGGACCGCGCTACGACGGGAGCGAACCCCGTGCCTGCTGGTCCGCTAGGCGGCTTTAGCGTCGCGATTGTTGATCTGGACGTGACGGGCAACGGCGTTAGCATCGCTGACGGCGACAACGGTCCAACGCCGACGAACGGGACTGCGTTTGGGGGCCTTCCAACGGGCGCATCGCTGACCCGCAACTTTACGGTGCAAAACGTGGGCGGCGGTACCCTTACGCTGACGGAGCCGCTGGAGGTCTTTGGCGCAGGCTTCAGCATCACTCAACCGGCTGAGACAACCCTTGGGCCAGGTGAAAGCGCGACGTTTTCGGTGACGTTTGCTCCGTCGGTCACTGGACAGGTCACGGGCCAGGTCACCATCCTCAGCGACGATGCCGACGAAAATCCCTATACGTTTGCGGTCAGCGGCACTGGCTCTGACGACCCGCAGGCGGCGCTGATCTTCGCCGACAGTTTCGAATCACTCTGA